The genomic stretch atgtacatcaaccagggataatgtatactataccccatccacactgaagaggctctgacatgtacatcaaccagggataatgtatgctataccccatccacactgaagaggctctgaaatgtacatcaaccagggataatgtatgctataccccatccacactgaagaggctctgacatgtatatcaaccagggataatgtatgctataccccatccacactgaagaggctctgacatgtatatcaaccagggataaagagAAAGTTAACATGGTGAAATGTTTCATACTTATTTGAAGTTAAGTGTCTGTTGACACGTTGGAAAAGATtaaaggtctacaatttgtttaatttgtcaatattatatttttattcattGATTTACTGGCCACCATTACTGTGGttacatgttcagtatatgtattgaccagcaaacccactgcagcctacctcaccagctcactctccatccctgctttggacaattaatagcatGACTCTCGTACTTTGCCCCTTTCCTTTATGGTTGATATTAACGACGAAAGGAgatattatctgtctctctcctgttaaATACTgtggaaaaataaaaaacagggaaaataGGTACTTAGAACTAGCAATTATTGTAGATACATTTTAAAGAAATGGGTAAACAACACTGGACTGAACCCCCTAATTGTCAAACTAATAATAATGTACAACAATATAGAAGATACTTGACTAGAGGTTATGCAATATGGGTGTATATTCACTGTATGCTTCTTCGGTGTGTAATTGACATGACAAAGGAGCTATTGCAAATTTGAAACTTTGAAAAATGTATGTGACACTGCATGATTTTACAGTACACAAACAagagtgtgcaatatagaagggtagtcagcggtcacatgaccaaggagctattgaaattctacattttgaaaaattcatgtaaaaccatgtgagataaaaaaaaaaaatggacaaactaaagggtgtgtattgtgtgtctATGCCATTGGATTAGCTACAACCAGTTTTGAAAGTGTTTGGAGTAATggttaaagagctattgaaatttgaaaaatgtgatttgtcactatgttgactgtccctaactgctgttggtggacgtaaggaaaactacaggcgaatatccgtcgaatatccaacctgaaactgtctttacctcgggttcccaaaagatagaatttgtagataattggccctctttctggaactcacccacaaacaggaccaagcctggcctgttgaggagtgacagactccatcctagctggaggagTGCTCTCATCTTATATACCAACATAGAcggggctctaactcctctagctccacaattaaatagggtgcaggccaggcagcaagctgttagccagccagcctgccagcatagtagagtctgccactagcacagtcagtgtagtcatctcagctatccccattgagaccgtgtctgtgcctcgacctaggttgggcaaaactaaacatggcgttgttcgccttagcaatctcactagaataaagacctcctccattccttccattattgaaagagattgtgatacctcacatcaaaggcagttatagtcaatgaactaatcactgttcataatcttgatgtgattggcctgactgaaacatggcttaagcctgatgaatttactgtgttaaatgaggcctcacctcctggttacactagtgaccatatcccctgtgtATGCCGCAAAGGCAgaagtgttgctaacatttacgatagcaaatttcaatttcagtatagctactgtttacaggactcctgggccatatacagcgttcctcgctgagttccctgaattcctatcggaccttgtagtcatagcagataatattctaatttttggtgattttaatattcacatggaaatctccacagacccactccaaaatactttttgtccaacatgtctctggtcctactcactgtcacaatcatactctggacctagttttgtaccatggaataaatgttgtggatcttaatggactatcggaccaccattttattacgtttgcaatcgcaacaaataatctgctcaaacCCCAAGCAAGGAGCATCAAaggttgtgctataaattcttagaccacccaaagattccttgatgcccttacagactccctctgccttcccaagatgtcagaggacaaaaatcagttaactacctaactgaggaactcaatttaaccttgcacatCACTTAACCAAGAGCcatcactgctgctcgatcatcctatttttccaacttaattgaggaaaataagaacaatccgaaatgtatttttgatactgtcgcaaagctaactaagcattctccaagagaggatggctttcacttcagcagtaataaattcattaacttctttgaggaaagaTCATggtcattagaaagcaaattatggactcctctttaaatctgcgtattcctccaaagctcagttgtcctgagtctgcacaactctgccaggacctaggattaagagggacactcaagtgttttaggactatatctcttgacacaatgatgaaaataatcatggcctctaaaccttcaagctacatactggaccctattccaactaaactactgaaagagctgcttcctgtgcttagccctcctatgttgaacataataaacggctctctatccaccggatgtgtaccaaactcactaaaagtggcagtaataaagcctctcttgaaaaagccaaaccttgacccagaaaatataataaactatcggcctatatcgaatcttccattcctctcaaaatatttttaaaaagatgcgcagcaactcactgcctttctgaagacaaacaatgtatacgaaatgcttcagtctggttttagaccccatcatagcactgagactgcacttgtgaaggtggtaaatgaccttttgatggcgtcagaccgaggctctgcatctgtcctcgtgctcctagaccttagtgctgcttttgataccatcgataaccacattattttggagagattggaaacccaaattggtctacacggacaagttctgtacctggtttatatcttatctgtcggaaagatatcagtttgtctctgtgaatggtttgtcctctgacaaatcaactgtaaatttcggtgttcctcaaggttctgttttaggtccactattgttttcactatatattttacctcttggggatgtcattcgaaaacataatgttaacttcactgctatgcggacgacacacagctgtacatttcaatgaaacatggtgaagccccaaaattgccctcgctagaagcctgtgtttcagacataaggaagtggatggctgcaaacgttctacttttaaactcggacaaaacagagattctTGTTCTAGGTcgaaagaaacaaagagatcttctgttgaatctgacaattaatcttgatggttgtacagtcgtctcaagtaaaactgtgaaggacctcggcgttactctggaccctgatctctcttttgacgaacatatcaagactgtttcaaggacagcttttttctatctacgtaacattgcaaaaatctgaaactttctgtccaaaaaggatgcagaaaaattaatccatgcttttgttacttttaggttagactactgcaatgctctactttctggctacccggataaagcactaaataaacttcagttagtgctaaatacacctgctagaatcctgactagaaccaaaatatttgatcatattactccaattctagcctccctacactggcttcctgttaaggcaagggctgatttcaaggtttaactgctaacctacaaagcattacatgggcttgctcctacctatctttccgatttggtcctgccgtacatacttacacgtacgctacggtcacaagacgcaggcctcctaattgtccctagaatttctaagcaaacagctggaggcagggctatctcctatagagctccatttttatggaatggtctgcctacccatgtgagagacgcagactcggtctcaacctttaagtctttactgaagactcatctattcagtgggtcatatgattgagtgtagtctggcccaggagtgtgaaggtgaacggaaaggctctggagcaacgaaccgcccttgctgtctctgcctggccggttcccctctctccactgggattctctgcctctaacccaattacaggggctgagtcactggcttactggtgctcttccatgttgtccctaggaggggtgcgtcacttgagtggattgagtcactgacgtgatcttcctgtctgggttggcgcccccccttgggttgtgccgtggcggagatctttgtgggctatactcggccttgtctcaggatggtaaattggtggttgaagatatccctctagtggtgtgggggatgtgctttggcaaagtgggtggggttatatcctgcctgtttggcactgtccgggggtatcatcggatggggccacagtgtctcctgacccctcctgtctcagcctccagtatttatgctgcagtaaatgctgttatatctggagtacttctcctgtcttatgcggtgtcctgtgtgaatgtaagtatgctctctctaattctctctttctctctctcggaggacctgagccctaggaccatgcctcagcattacttggcatgatgactccttgctgtccccagtccacctggctgtgctgctgctccagtttcaactgttctgcctgcggctatggaaaacTGACCTGCTCacaggacgtgctacctgtcccagacctgctgttttcaactctagagacagcaggagtggtagagatactcttaatgatcggctatgaaaagccaactgacatttactcctgaggtgctgacttgttgcaccctcaacaaccactgtgattattattatttgaccatgctggtcatttatgaatatttgaacatcttggccatgttctgttataatctccacccggcacagccagaagaggactggccacccctcatagcctggttcctctctaggtttcttcctaggttttggcctttctagggagtttttcctagccatcgtgcttctacacctgtattgcttgctgtttggggttttaggctgggtttctgtacagcactttaatatatcagctgatgtaagaaggtctatataaataaatttgatttggatttgatgaTGACCAGAGACAAGGCGAAGGCCAGCACAAACTGGTAGAGGGTAAACCAGTAGGTGTCAGTGGCTGGATTGGGCAGCAGGAGGGCACAACCCACTGAGCCGTCACCTCGGGGCATAAGGTCAGCATACATCCACACGGGAGTGATGGAGACCCGGGAGAGCACCCACACCAGCCCCACCGCAGCCCCCGCCAGGCAGGGTGTGCGCACATGGTTGAAGTGGATGGGATGGACCGTGGCCAAGTAGTGGTCCAGAGTCATGACTGTGAGGATGTAGGTGTTCACTATCTGGCTGTTGGAGTCCAGGGCGGTTATGACCGTGCACATGATGTCAACAAAGCACCAGGAACCGTTGCCCAGGAGCTGGTGGATGAGGAAGGGCATgcccaggaggaagaggaggtccaCTAAAGACAAGCTGAAGATGAAGATGTCCGGCACTGTCTGCTGGGCTCGGAACTTGGTCTTCTTCACAATGGTGTAGATGACAATGCAGTTGCCAATATTCCCAAAGAAGCAGATTACACCAAAAATGCAGGGCATTAGGACGTTGTGGTAGGGCACATCATTTTATGTAAGTTTGACAGGAAAAGTACATTCAGTCTCATGTTGCAGTGTCATTCAGACAGGTGTTCGCTTGCATACAGTAGGTCTTGATTTTTACTAACAGTATAATGTCACTCCTGGCTGCTACATCACAAATATCAAAGACTCCAAACTAATCCTCAGAGATGGGAGCTGTCAACTCATGTGGTGCTGATATTCATTGCTAATTATAacctgggtggttcaagccctgaatgcgtTGTATATCAGATGGTATCCCAGGGGAATGACAGAACagttatttttactgttctaactacgttggtaaccagtttatattagcaataaggcaccttgggggtttgtagtatttggccatataccacacctcggGCCTTGTTGTTTAATTAAACCACGCGTTCACATTTAATCATTTCACTCAAATGTAAAGTAAAAGTCATAGGACTAAATTCCGAGGATAACATTGAATTCATTAACATTGATTTTACATTATAACATTCATGCATGAAATCAGGAAAATCACAGGCTACCTGCTGGACTTTCGGATGAGTTGTATGATGGGAGAAACGTCTGAGATCAGTTGTCATTCAATATATTTTCGAAGTCCATTTCGAAGTTAGACTAAGCTCAACAAAAGAATGGGCTCTGAATGAAAAATTATGTGAAAACAGGCAAATAACGTCAGCCTAATTATTATCAGAGTAGACTATAGAAATGAATATTCTATCATCAGTAGGCTATACTATTATTGTTCTGCTTGGCTACTGTCAATAAAACCCACTTCATGCTCAAATAGATGCAGTCGAATAGtgaaatgtattatttcatagtggcaAGAATTGTTGTAATGACATCAAAATATATTCAGGAAAATCCTTGTCCTCATCACAGTCTCAAAAAGACAACACAATGCAAAATAATGATAATACTTCTCAGGTGAAACACTTGCAACTACTCAACATTCTTTACAACCCGAATTGTAAACATCTTAGACCCAAAGAAAGGCATAGGCGCCCTTGTCTATGCTGTGCACTGTAATTATTGGTGATGAACCAGGCTCCAATTATTCTAGTacatcaattaatcaatcaatcaaagtaATTCAGTGGAGATGGGGTGAATTTGTACAAACTGACCTTTTCCTCCTGCTCCTATTTCTGTAGCCTCTCCTCAAAATCCAATTGGTCTTCTTCTATCTTTACACCCGCAGTGTTGCTAATCAAAGCACTCCCTCACACAAGAATAGTTCTTGAAAGAGAGCCTATGAGGTTTACAGTGATGAAAAAAAACGTGCCACAATTTCCAAGATAGGGGGACATTGACAATACCTCCAAATGTAGCTATTTGTATTCCAATTATTCATTTTCCCATAACACCAGGGTAGTAGACACCATTTGCCACTAGGTGACGCACTTTCCTATGTTTTTCACCATCTAACTTGCTATGTAACAGAAATGTGTTTTAAATAGTACAACAACACTTTAATCTATATTACCTATTGCTGCATCAGGCACACCAAAGTTATGTGACAAACAGAGATACATATATTTCCGCTGTACTTGAATGAAGTAAAAAAGAGCAATGCAACCACAGAGCTTTATGCAGCTCGCTATCAGGTGAAAGTATCGCGATAGACGGTCCAGTGGCTCGCAGGCGAGACCTATGGGCCGGGCCGGTCAGACACCCTGCTCACAGCGCGAGGCAGGAGCCGAAGCAGCAGCACCCGAAGTATCTGGAAGGAAGCGGAAATTAACGTCGCTGGCTAGTTCGGGTTTAAGCAGAAACAGactgattttgtacatttacCTCCACTAACAAAACTGCAAAGGGTGGATCATAAACAATAAGGACATTTGATCAAGCAAGAAGTTTACATTTCACATCTAAACTGGCGGGTGAGTTTTTGTCTCGTTCTACTGAATACAAAGCAAaggctagccagccagctacagTGTCGGTTAGCATACGAAAGTATTTTCTTCgttgtttatatatttttatagctatagtactgtagctagctaataggCCTATCTGCTTGCCATGCATGTCAATTCGTAGTTTTCTGCATAACTGCACACAAACATTTAACCTAAATATTAAACAAATAACTGTTGGCTAAATaggttggtgtttttaaatttGTGTTCGTTGTTACAAGTAGCTAGCTAAATAGCCGGCTAGCTTTTTCGTTTTGGCtagttgctagctaacgttagcttccaCTTTCACATGTATAGCGTTTTAACTGGCTCCTAGCTCTAATTCAAAACAGCTGGAAACGGTGTTTCACAGTACAACCAACATAAGTGAATTTATCTACTGTAACACTTGTAATAGAAATGTAGTAGAATTGGCTATGTCACTGGCCATAATGTGGGAACCTAAACGTTagttaactgactttcctacaaGTGGAAGCTGTGTCACAGAGAGAAACAAACTGATACCGAGAGTTGCCTGAAAGTCTCCCATAAACGTGAATTGTCAAATAATAACCTAGAAAGATGTTGTTCACCAACTAACTAGCTAGTCACTTAATATAACGTACTTCGCATGATTGGTTAGTAAGCCTGGGTAACTAGTAGTGACCTACGTAGCAGAAAGTATCGAATTGATGCAGAAATTGTATATTCCAGTGCTGGTTTTGATTGTTGTGTGTCAAGCAGGCTAAGAAATGTTTAGTAAACAACGAATCTGATTGGAGAGCTAGTAAACTTCGTATGAGGCATGTTGCACTACAACAAGTAGCTACAGACTTTAGTGCTCCCCCGTTCCTTGACCCAACGTCCGGTCAATTGTCAAATCTTGGCCAACCACTAGTGTGGATTTAATTCTGACATTGGTACTGTTAGTTTTGCATTGCCAGGTGCCCCATGTGGGTTGAGATTTCACTTAAGGACCAATGGAACGGTCTAAAATTAATATACTCTGTCCACCTGGGGCACCAGCCTTGCAAAACGAATTCCACACATCTCATtgccatttttaaaatgtttttatcagCATCAAATGTATCAAGTGCACACCCGAAAGATGTCAACTGTCTGCCTTCATCTCTTTTTAGAAGAACATCTGTCAATTTCAGTCCCATCATCATACAGTGGTTGACCGACACAACATCCATGCATAAACAGAAACATCCATGCACAAACGCTAGATATTAATTTGTGGCATGTTTCTCCTTTTTTGCAGATACCTTCTGTGAGCTTTATGTGAGGATCCAGCCCTAAAGGAACGGGTCATAGACGGGAGGAGCGACTCGGAGCAAGCAACCGATCACGGAATACTTGAACTGTGTTTTTATTTTGACACTGCTGGTCTCCACACATCAACGACAGGGAATAAAACAGCATTCACCCTATCAGGTACCCTAAACCCACGGGTATCCAACAACCAGTAACATGGAGGCCATTGCCAAATACGATTTCAAAGCCACTGCTGACGACGAGTTAAGTTTTAAACGTGGGGAAGTTCTAAAGGTAGGATTAGTGCATTTTTTGTCTTCAAATGAAGTAATTGCAAGGCTTGGTAGCTGCTAGTTATCTGTTTTAAATTATTGTATATTTCACCTCGTCAAAGGTTGTTAATCTACAATTAATGGACAAATATATGTTTACTGGCACATCAAATTGCTGTTCTGGGAGCATATGCCCCTCAATTGTCAAGAAAAATTACATTTGAATTACACATGTTTTTCTATTGCAAACCAGCTACAATAAAATGTTTGTCATGGAAAATATCAAAGACCTTATTGTCCCACGTCTAGTAAATAACAGCAACACAACAGCTTATTTGTCAGAGTTGTTGCCTTCTGCAATGTTCCTCTGCACTTTCTTTCCTCAGCCCTTCACACACAGTATAGTATCGGTATCTAAAGCTACACCTTATTCAATGAATAAGCCAACATCATAGTACGTTCAATACAAGGTTTGGGCCTAGTAGAGTGATGGGGCTCAACACAGGGAACACAAGGGATTTGCAGATGGGTTTATTTCACTGTGTTGAAATGCCAATCCTGCAACTTCTCTAATCTGACATAACCTGGGGCCAATGGATCACTTCAGACAGCCATCTTACTCAAAGCCTCACTATCAGGCTCCCTGAAAAGAGCCCAGTCCATTTTCAGAGCTTGATCATCATGGGACTGCAAGATATTAGAAAAAAATGTCTATGAAAGTGCTCTGGGATTTAAATGTAATCATCATAATCCCTCTGAATGTCAATGGGTTTTAGGTAAAGAGGGGGTAAATTTACCGCCTAAGCACACCAGCTATCATATGTTTTATCTGATTTCCATTTCAAATGATTGTGTGTGTAGCAAATGGAACTAAACCTCTTGTCTTGCTAGCAACTAGATGTTTGTAAGATTCTGTACACTTTAAATCCTTTGAACTATTTATGGCATTCTGTGGTGTTTTGTGTGGCTATTAGCAGTCCATACACCCCATCAGAATGCCCCATGCACTATTTGTGTATAAATGTCAGAGATATTTTCCCCTCTCGGACACTTGATGAACATAACACACCAGTGCAGACTGTCCCTCTTCATACACCCAAAGCAGTGTGTGTTGACAGGCAACAGGTACCCACCCGCCTCTCATGCAGTTGGAGAGGACACTGCTGTTGAAACAGTATCAGTAGTTGTCTCCCACTTATTTTTAAAACCCACCCAGTCTCTTCAATATGAGTCACACTCAGAAAATAT from Oncorhynchus tshawytscha isolate Ot180627B linkage group LG09, Otsh_v2.0, whole genome shotgun sequence encodes the following:
- the LOC112234632 gene encoding melanin-concentrating hormone receptor 1-like gives rise to the protein NDVPYHNVLMPCIFGVICFFGNIGNCIVIYTIVKKTKFRAQQTVPDIFIFSLSLVDLLFLLGMPFLIHQLLGNGSWCFVDIMCTVITALDSNSQIVNTYILTVMTLDHYLATVHPIHFNHVRTPCLAGAAVGLVWVLSRVSITPVWMYADLMPRGDGSVGCALLLPNPATDTYWFTLYQFVLAFALSLVII